From Elusimicrobiaceae bacterium, one genomic window encodes:
- the rimO gene encoding 30S ribosomal protein S12 methylthiotransferase RimO — protein MKFSVISLGCPKNLTNTEEFSARLLGKGHELMLDPQGADILIINTCGFIASAVKEAEDTICYALELKRTGQVKKVAVTGCMVERYKDKILADFPQLDLIFSIGKQEQVERILNKTGFISSPLPKQLYLPKYKMSLTAPHTAYLKVADGCNNRCAYCTIPFLRGPYRSKPMEDIVREAALMAENGVKEISLIAQDTTSYGQDLYGQPQLVKLLKKLLENRQIKRLRIMYGYPHRVTEELAELMASTPRIFHYIDIPLQHIADPVLKRMNRHCDGSQIRRTLDMLKKKVKDISLRTNFIVGFPGETEADFKELQQFVQDYEFDNMGVFEYFREKGTAAHDLDLQIEQTLKQERRLRLEQTQSRVIDRINKKIKASIVEAIADGPTFGRTYKDAPDIDGQVTFTTPVKTGHIFKAKIVKAEGYKRTLEPIK, from the coding sequence ATGAAATTTTCCGTCATCAGTTTAGGTTGCCCCAAAAACCTAACCAATACCGAAGAATTTTCTGCCCGTTTGCTGGGCAAAGGGCATGAACTTATGCTAGATCCGCAAGGGGCGGATATACTCATCATTAATACGTGCGGATTTATTGCTTCCGCCGTTAAAGAAGCAGAAGACACCATCTGCTATGCTTTGGAACTAAAAAGGACAGGACAAGTAAAAAAAGTGGCCGTCACCGGTTGCATGGTAGAGAGATATAAAGATAAAATTTTGGCTGATTTTCCGCAACTGGATTTAATTTTTTCCATTGGGAAACAAGAACAAGTGGAAAGAATACTCAACAAAACAGGTTTTATAAGCAGTCCTCTGCCCAAACAACTCTATCTTCCCAAGTATAAAATGAGCCTTACCGCACCGCATACGGCATATTTAAAAGTAGCCGACGGTTGCAATAACCGTTGCGCGTACTGTACTATTCCTTTTTTGCGTGGCCCTTATCGCTCCAAACCGATGGAAGATATCGTTAGAGAGGCGGCTCTCATGGCTGAAAACGGGGTAAAAGAGATTTCTTTAATTGCACAGGACACCACCTCTTACGGACAAGATTTGTATGGTCAGCCACAACTGGTCAAACTACTTAAAAAACTTCTAGAAAACCGCCAAATCAAACGTTTACGCATTATGTACGGTTATCCGCACCGTGTCACGGAGGAATTGGCTGAGTTAATGGCCTCTACGCCGCGCATTTTCCATTACATAGATATTCCGTTGCAGCACATCGCAGACCCTGTTTTAAAACGTATGAATCGTCATTGTGACGGGTCTCAAATCAGACGTACGCTGGACATGCTTAAAAAGAAGGTGAAAGACATTTCATTACGCACGAATTTCATCGTCGGCTTTCCGGGAGAAACAGAAGCGGATTTTAAAGAATTGCAACAATTTGTACAAGACTATGAATTTGATAATATGGGTGTGTTTGAATATTTCCGCGAAAAAGGAACCGCTGCTCATGATTTAGACTTGCAAATTGAACAAACACTTAAACAAGAACGCCGCTTACGCCTAGAGCAAACGCAAAGCCGAGTCATTGATCGTATAAATAAAAAAATTAAAGCAAGTATAGTAGAGGCTATTGCAGACGGGCCCACCTTTGGCCGCACGTATAAAGATGCTCCAGATATTGACGGACAAGTGACATTTACCACCCCCGTTAAGACTGGACATATTTTTAAGGCTAAAATTGTCAAAGCCGAAGGATACAAACGCACATTAGAACCGATTAAATAA
- a CDS encoding phosphatidylserine/phosphatidylglycerophosphate/cardiolipin synthase family protein: MKKFSFLYIFYAVLASCLLSACASTQSQKYQVFSSIEEHSLSPAKVSLWKEKLYLLYNYEGEKFYFVASAKPDMEKGNPYALMEPKRFFDLADHKNEQEVVVVGQEWTEVLKEVLISIAPQNAQEGKVVFIENFETLLYRDLSGKLDLVDLSHSPSNIQVIGKVQSKEFDLLVFEKLKEMVNDAGVAYTRFLLKLKNVPLTPFLYVDVEQGIITPLQLPAYYELEKEMTRLGFSANFLWSFFVKSHFLGIIKSPVTSATRLGSLTVSSIYTAFPPRYKDLEEVPALSVDDQEMDLQDFNQWLDKNISKQNYKASVELLIDGEEFFPHFMLAAQQAQHSIFTRVYIFGTDPYGIKIADMLKARSADGIDVRVLTDELNNIVNSTRQPELAYKEDFVMPKSIKKYLRKDSHAKARTHLNTWATFDHTKVYLIDRELAYTGGMNIGEEYRYTWHDMMVALRGPVVGQLVKNFYEAWSFNGWGGDFAAIYRQLFSKKYRSVNKETPDMIDVRLLYTKPTQAEIFSAQLEAIKRAKKRIYIQNAYFSDDRIVGEIIKARGRGVDVRVILPSENDVTIMHSNNQIMANKLWRNGVRVYFYKAMSHVKAAIYDGWAVVGSANFDKMSLFINQEMSLGISDPVFVKELEERLFEKDFANSEEMTEERKVGWNSFIVGALTNQL, translated from the coding sequence ATGAAAAAATTTTCTTTTCTTTATATTTTTTATGCCGTTTTGGCCTCTTGTTTGCTCAGTGCTTGTGCTTCTACACAATCCCAAAAATATCAGGTGTTTTCTTCCATTGAAGAACATTCTTTATCTCCTGCCAAAGTATCTTTGTGGAAGGAAAAACTTTATCTGCTTTATAATTATGAAGGAGAAAAATTTTATTTTGTTGCTTCTGCTAAACCCGATATGGAGAAGGGAAATCCGTATGCTTTAATGGAACCTAAGAGATTTTTTGACCTTGCAGATCACAAAAATGAGCAGGAAGTGGTGGTGGTTGGACAGGAGTGGACAGAAGTGTTAAAGGAAGTGCTGATTTCCATTGCTCCACAAAATGCGCAAGAAGGAAAAGTGGTTTTTATTGAAAATTTTGAAACACTCTTGTACAGGGATTTAAGCGGTAAATTAGATTTGGTAGATTTGAGCCATTCTCCGTCTAATATTCAAGTTATAGGAAAAGTGCAATCCAAAGAATTTGATCTTCTGGTTTTTGAAAAATTGAAAGAGATGGTCAATGATGCCGGTGTTGCTTACACTCGTTTCCTGCTGAAGTTAAAAAACGTCCCTTTAACACCTTTTTTGTATGTGGATGTAGAGCAGGGTATCATCACTCCGTTGCAATTGCCCGCTTACTACGAACTGGAAAAAGAGATGACCCGCTTGGGGTTTTCTGCCAATTTTTTGTGGTCCTTTTTTGTTAAAAGTCATTTTTTAGGAATTATCAAATCACCTGTCACTTCGGCCACAAGGTTGGGTTCTTTGACGGTTTCTAGTATTTATACGGCTTTCCCGCCCAGATACAAAGATTTAGAGGAAGTTCCCGCTTTGTCTGTTGATGACCAAGAGATGGACCTTCAAGACTTTAATCAATGGTTGGATAAAAATATCAGCAAACAAAATTATAAAGCCTCAGTGGAACTCTTAATTGACGGAGAAGAATTTTTTCCGCATTTTATGTTAGCTGCCCAACAAGCCCAACATTCCATTTTTACTAGAGTGTATATTTTTGGTACAGATCCCTATGGCATCAAAATTGCCGATATGCTGAAGGCTCGCTCTGCCGATGGAATAGACGTGCGTGTATTAACCGATGAGTTAAACAATATTGTCAATTCTACCCGTCAACCGGAGTTGGCATATAAAGAAGATTTTGTTATGCCTAAAAGCATAAAAAAATATTTGCGTAAAGATTCGCATGCCAAAGCACGAACCCATTTAAATACATGGGCCACCTTTGACCACACCAAAGTATATCTGATAGACCGAGAGTTAGCCTATACAGGAGGTATGAATATTGGGGAGGAGTATCGCTATACATGGCATGATATGATGGTTGCATTGCGCGGACCGGTGGTGGGGCAGCTGGTCAAAAATTTTTATGAAGCATGGTCTTTTAATGGTTGGGGGGGAGACTTTGCCGCTATTTACCGCCAACTTTTTAGCAAAAAATACCGTTCTGTAAACAAAGAAACTCCGGATATGATTGATGTGCGCCTGCTTTATACTAAACCTACTCAAGCAGAAATCTTTTCGGCACAGTTGGAAGCCATTAAACGAGCCAAAAAACGTATTTATATTCAAAATGCTTATTTTTCTGATGATCGCATTGTGGGGGAAATCATCAAGGCACGCGGGCGTGGGGTAGATGTGCGCGTCATTTTACCCAGTGAAAATGACGTGACGATTATGCATAGCAATAATCAAATTATGGCCAATAAACTTTGGCGCAATGGAGTGCGAGTATATTTTTACAAAGCCATGAGTCATGTAAAAGCAGCTATTTATGATGGTTGGGCGGTAGTAGGATCGGCTAATTTTGACAAAATGAGCCTATTTATTAATCAGGAAATGAGTTTGGGTATTTCTGATCCTGTCTTTGTCAAAGAATTAGAGGAGCGTTTATTTGAAAAGGATTTTGCCAATTCCGAAGAAATGACGGAAGAACGAAAAGTGGGTTGGAACTCTTTTATCGTTGGGGCATTGACCAATCAACTTTAA
- a CDS encoding OsmC family protein, with protein MTKILSTYLADGQTELLHEPTGSKIYTDLPPDNGGKGRLFSPTDLLASAFASCILTIMGKMAERNKENLKGAKIEIDKIMAENPRRVGEFVLNISFPADFTQEQKQRYIGAVKACPVHHTLREDIKISINIQ; from the coding sequence ATGACTAAAATTTTATCTACTTACCTAGCAGACGGACAAACAGAACTGCTACATGAACCTACCGGCAGTAAAATTTATACAGATTTACCCCCTGATAATGGCGGAAAGGGGCGGCTTTTCTCACCTACAGATCTTTTAGCATCGGCTTTTGCTTCTTGCATATTAACTATTATGGGGAAAATGGCTGAAAGAAATAAAGAAAACTTAAAGGGAGCCAAAATAGAAATAGATAAAATAATGGCTGAAAATCCGCGCAGAGTAGGAGAATTTGTATTAAACATCAGTTTTCCGGCAGATTTTACACAAGAACAAAAGCAACGTTATATCGGAGCCGTAAAAGCCTGCCCCGTTCATCATACTTTAAGAGAAGACATCAAAATTAGCATAAACATTCAATAA
- a CDS encoding MFS transporter produces the protein MLLWTRWANHKTPLTLLWTAEGTSSLVNQFMQLLLPWYVLSTTGSLLWTGFIGFCSLLPNIFSSLYGGKIIDKLGRSKMMLSCEVIQFVLLGAIPILIACRVAYPYLIGLLIFLSSFFDAPGQLARTALAPTFSRYAEVSLPRATGVVEALDGIMSVFGPILGGIFIAFLGLYASWVAVVIMCAFIVLISLTIYSQRNRRLISNNTTFAHAWQLLKSDHVLKDSILFTMPFFILGQSWELLLLPGYIYQYHYDPVYLGLLGAAFGLGAFIGALYFARAAKKFKFFTLLTANYAAYTLSVLVLYYNFHKIIVLGATLLCGIPFGAFSAMISTLILLRAPENLRGKILGLFATASYTVESLCVLSIAIFMHFAGLQKTLAFMAYIFSGLILLSIIGRKKNDFWAETSGKTPLPEWQKTKKKKVLLLEYKPGMPPRRTEHIWTHK, from the coding sequence ATGTTATTATGGACTAGATGGGCCAACCACAAGACCCCCCTGACCTTACTTTGGACGGCGGAAGGGACGTCTTCCTTAGTCAATCAATTTATGCAGCTTCTGTTGCCATGGTATGTGCTAAGCACCACAGGCAGCTTGCTGTGGACGGGGTTTATTGGTTTTTGTTCTTTGCTTCCAAATATTTTTTCCTCTTTATACGGAGGAAAAATCATTGATAAGTTGGGCCGTTCTAAGATGATGCTCAGTTGTGAAGTTATTCAATTTGTGTTGTTGGGTGCCATTCCTATTTTGATTGCTTGCCGCGTGGCCTACCCATATCTCATAGGCCTACTTATTTTCTTAAGTTCTTTTTTTGACGCACCCGGACAATTGGCACGTACGGCATTGGCCCCTACTTTTTCACGATATGCAGAGGTCTCTTTGCCCCGTGCTACCGGAGTTGTGGAGGCTTTGGATGGTATTATGTCTGTATTTGGCCCCATTTTAGGCGGTATTTTTATTGCTTTTTTAGGGCTATATGCCTCTTGGGTAGCGGTGGTAATAATGTGTGCATTTATCGTATTGATTAGTTTGACGATTTATAGCCAGCGAAATCGTCGGCTAATATCCAACAACACCACTTTTGCTCATGCTTGGCAACTGCTCAAATCCGATCATGTGCTTAAAGACAGCATTTTATTTACCATGCCCTTTTTTATACTAGGACAATCTTGGGAATTGTTGCTCTTGCCCGGTTATATTTATCAATATCATTATGACCCTGTTTATTTAGGGCTTTTGGGAGCGGCTTTTGGTCTGGGGGCTTTTATAGGTGCGCTTTATTTCGCACGAGCCGCAAAAAAATTTAAGTTTTTTACATTGCTTACGGCCAACTATGCTGCTTATACCCTCTCAGTACTAGTGCTATATTACAATTTTCATAAAATCATTGTGTTGGGAGCCACCTTGTTATGCGGCATTCCTTTTGGGGCGTTCTCTGCGATGATTTCCACACTTATTTTATTACGCGCACCCGAAAATTTACGTGGAAAAATATTGGGGCTTTTTGCCACCGCCTCTTATACGGTAGAAAGTTTATGTGTATTAAGTATTGCCATTTTTATGCATTTTGCAGGACTACAAAAAACATTGGCCTTTATGGCTTATATATTTAGCGGATTAATTTTGCTAAGTATTATCGGTAGAAAAAAGAATGATTTTTGGGCAGAAACTTCTGGCAAAACACCTCTGCCGGAATGGCAAAAAACGAAAAAAAAGAAAGTGCTTTTGCTGGAGTATAAACCGGGTATGCCACCGCGCCGCACAGAACATATTTGGACACATAAGTAA
- a CDS encoding OsmC family protein → MKITFEGNKKVRVRVKNFDVWTDQPKEQGGDASAPTPIDLFLASLGSCCGVFVLNFLKQHDLPENVYLTLDPVWNISDYVIEKIKVSIHTPSGFPSKYENALIEVAKRCLVARHVKIEHDISLVKEP, encoded by the coding sequence ATGAAAATCACCTTTGAAGGAAATAAAAAGGTACGGGTGCGTGTCAAAAATTTTGATGTATGGACAGATCAACCCAAAGAACAAGGCGGTGATGCCTCCGCCCCTACTCCGATTGACCTGTTTTTAGCATCATTGGGCAGTTGTTGCGGAGTGTTTGTTTTAAACTTCTTAAAACAACATGATTTGCCGGAAAATGTTTATTTAACCTTAGATCCTGTGTGGAACATCAGTGATTACGTAATTGAAAAAATAAAAGTATCTATCCATACCCCGTCAGGATTTCCGTCAAAATACGAAAATGCCTTGATTGAAGTGGCCAAACGTTGCCTGGTGGCAAGACACGTCAAAATAGAACATGATATTTCTTTGGTAAAAGAACCTTAA
- a CDS encoding OsmC family protein gives MTDKIHCIYTGNSHVEIKTEQVKDILHTAHDGKKEWVTPGDMLVGALGACTLTMMSVIAQKAGEKLDGTNIEISSVFGPNLSGLQEVALHVIFPKELSEDTRKKCLAAAEACPVHKSLNPAIKFSLTAQ, from the coding sequence ATGACAGACAAAATACACTGTATATATACGGGCAATAGCCACGTAGAAATCAAGACTGAGCAAGTAAAAGATATTTTGCATACTGCTCATGACGGTAAAAAAGAATGGGTGACGCCGGGAGATATGTTGGTTGGAGCCTTGGGCGCGTGTACATTGACGATGATGAGTGTCATCGCACAAAAAGCCGGAGAAAAATTGGACGGAACCAACATAGAAATATCTTCCGTTTTTGGGCCGAATTTAAGCGGCCTGCAGGAAGTGGCACTTCACGTGATATTTCCAAAAGAACTTAGCGAAGATACAAGAAAAAAATGCTTGGCGGCGGCAGAGGCTTGCCCTGTGCATAAAAGCCTAAACCCAGCCATCAAATTTTCTTTGACTGCCCAATAA